From Magnetococcus sp. PR-3, one genomic window encodes:
- a CDS encoding divergent polysaccharide deacetylase family protein, with translation MNRLTHVTSDTSQHGGARWDFLVGTLLVFGLVGFIFYLWVAGPWSLLDQERLATPWGTPPYAEEQGYTLQPAMSRIMQEDTEELNRDVQKASLVAKPEAIPPALDNPIEDEPAEPPQGDLDAGMQSEVTPPAAKAEKPKQTDASKQPVEVQKKPDTSVRQKEPKKAESDTTVDEKKPTPEHTKRVEPKSQSKDTPQKSQAVVEKTAETKKERAPVPAVKKAAKALPDSKKETKAAVKASPVKKEIPVKTEAKKPTQTEKPVKKVADKPTGPAKSESTSGIIYEEDLSDDIDKSEVPVVEEKKPTPTPSRMAKIAVIIDDLGYNGSVGRGIVRLPADITLAVLPGGPYSRQLVNMADKKGQEIILHQPMQPKGYPRVNPGPGALLEGMEPDEVTEILNKNLKAFPEVVGINNHMGSALTENRKVMNAVMKVLVRRELYFVDSRTSPRSVAYRSALAHGVPRAKRSVFLDNKRTVEAILKRLKETERIALRTGSAIAIGHPYGVTLKALKQWLPGLQKRGIMVVRASSLLAPESSRKWFKPER, from the coding sequence TTGAACCGTCTAACACACGTCACTTCTGACACCAGTCAACACGGGGGTGCCCGCTGGGATTTCCTAGTGGGTACCCTACTTGTCTTTGGCCTGGTTGGTTTTATTTTCTATCTTTGGGTCGCTGGACCTTGGTCGTTACTGGACCAGGAGCGCTTGGCAACCCCATGGGGTACGCCGCCCTATGCTGAAGAGCAGGGCTATACACTGCAGCCTGCGATGTCCCGTATCATGCAGGAGGATACTGAGGAGCTGAACAGAGATGTTCAAAAAGCCTCTTTGGTGGCCAAACCTGAAGCTATACCACCAGCACTCGATAATCCAATAGAGGATGAGCCAGCTGAGCCTCCCCAGGGTGATCTTGATGCCGGAATGCAGTCGGAAGTAACCCCCCCCGCGGCCAAGGCAGAAAAGCCCAAACAGACCGATGCCTCCAAGCAGCCGGTTGAAGTGCAAAAAAAGCCGGATACATCTGTCCGTCAAAAAGAGCCAAAAAAAGCAGAGTCAGATACGACGGTTGATGAGAAAAAACCGACCCCTGAACACACCAAGCGTGTTGAGCCAAAGAGCCAATCAAAAGACACGCCCCAAAAAAGTCAGGCCGTTGTTGAGAAAACAGCTGAGACTAAAAAAGAGCGTGCACCGGTACCCGCTGTAAAAAAAGCAGCTAAAGCGCTGCCTGATTCAAAAAAAGAGACCAAGGCCGCGGTTAAAGCATCACCCGTTAAAAAAGAAATACCGGTTAAAACCGAAGCAAAAAAGCCCACTCAAACAGAAAAACCTGTCAAAAAAGTGGCCGATAAACCAACCGGTCCTGCTAAATCGGAAAGTACATCCGGGATTATCTATGAAGAGGATCTCTCTGACGATATTGATAAGTCAGAGGTTCCTGTGGTGGAGGAGAAAAAACCGACACCAACACCATCCCGTATGGCCAAGATCGCGGTTATTATTGATGACCTTGGCTACAATGGTTCAGTGGGTCGCGGTATTGTCAGGTTACCTGCTGATATCACCTTAGCGGTATTGCCCGGTGGTCCTTATTCCCGCCAGTTGGTGAACATGGCGGATAAAAAGGGCCAGGAGATCATCCTTCACCAGCCCATGCAGCCCAAAGGTTACCCTAGGGTTAACCCGGGTCCAGGTGCTTTGTTGGAAGGTATGGAACCTGATGAAGTAACAGAGATTTTGAATAAAAATCTCAAGGCCTTTCCAGAGGTTGTGGGTATTAATAACCACATGGGTTCTGCTTTGACAGAAAACCGCAAGGTGATGAATGCGGTGATGAAAGTTCTTGTCCGGCGTGAACTCTACTTTGTGGATAGTCGTACCTCTCCCCGTTCAGTCGCCTACCGTTCTGCTTTGGCTCACGGTGTACCCCGAGCTAAACGGTCTGTCTTTTTAGATAACAAACGTACGGTTGAAGCGATCTTAAAACGGCTTAAAGAGACCGAGCGTATTGCACTGCGAACGGGATCGGCCATTGCCATTGGCCACCCCTACGGTGTGACCTTAAAGGCTTTAAAACAGTGGTTACCGGGTTTGCAAAAACGGGGAATAATGGTGGTTCGGGCATCCAGTTTGTTGGCACCTGAATCGTCACGAAAGTGGTTTAAGCCAGAGAGATAA
- the prmC gene encoding peptide chain release factor N(5)-glutamine methyltransferase — protein sequence MAEPNTPQWTARTILQWTTDWLGKQGVDSPRLDGELLLAHALDIRRLDLFLDPDRPLTPDELASYKALIKRRAAREPVAYILEKRAFLHWDLKITAGVLIPRPETEHLVQAVIDHFEAQNAAPTKLLDIGTGSGAIALALLDHFKEATGIGVDLSEHALTCAKANAELLGLQTRSQWLKSDLCAALTEETPFDLILSNPPYINHDVIQTLEPEVKDWEPILALDGGMDGMDIYNRLVPDVVKRLNTGGLLAVEIGHDQGQRVHDLMQNHGLKNIQILKDYAQHDRVVMGSR from the coding sequence ATGGCTGAACCCAACACACCACAATGGACCGCTCGCACCATCCTACAGTGGACCACCGACTGGTTAGGAAAACAGGGCGTGGACTCTCCTAGACTGGATGGAGAGTTGCTACTGGCTCATGCACTGGATATACGCCGCTTGGATCTGTTTTTAGATCCCGACCGTCCACTGACACCAGATGAACTGGCCAGCTATAAAGCATTAATCAAACGCCGGGCCGCTCGGGAACCGGTCGCATATATCCTAGAGAAGCGGGCTTTTTTGCATTGGGATTTAAAGATTACCGCAGGGGTCTTAATTCCCCGTCCAGAAACCGAACATCTGGTTCAAGCTGTCATTGACCATTTTGAAGCGCAAAATGCAGCACCAACCAAGCTGTTGGATATTGGCACGGGTTCGGGTGCTATTGCCCTGGCACTGCTTGATCACTTTAAAGAGGCGACAGGGATCGGTGTAGACCTCTCAGAACACGCTTTAACCTGCGCCAAAGCCAATGCAGAGCTATTGGGCCTACAGACACGCAGTCAATGGCTTAAAAGCGATCTGTGTGCAGCGCTTACAGAGGAGACACCGTTTGATCTGATCCTCTCCAACCCCCCCTACATCAACCATGACGTCATCCAAACCTTAGAGCCTGAAGTAAAGGATTGGGAGCCCATATTGGCACTGGATGGGGGTATGGATGGTATGGATATCTATAATCGTTTGGTTCCAGATGTGGTCAAACGCCTTAATACAGGCGGCTTATTGGCGGTTGAAATTGGCCACGATCAAGGCCAGCGTGTGCATGATTTGATGCAAAACCATGGTTTAAAAAATATCCAGATCCTCAAAGACTATGCCCAACACGATCGTGTGGTCATGGGGTCACGATAG
- a CDS encoding DsbE family thiol:disulfide interchange protein, with protein sequence MGKLWKFILLGSIVLILVLMGLGLGRDTKKIPTALLEKPAPILRGPALAGTDTIDIADYKGKWILVNFWGSWCGACVGEHPELMRLDRLIKERDDFAVIGVDYKDTRRGAMAFLRRHGTPSYPMVFDPDQKVAIEWGIVRAPESYLVNPDGMIIKKEYGPLVRNWFNTVALPLIEAYNAKKKPGAS encoded by the coding sequence GTGGGTAAATTATGGAAATTCATTCTGTTAGGCTCCATTGTACTGATTCTGGTACTCATGGGGTTGGGGTTGGGGCGGGATACCAAAAAGATCCCCACGGCGTTGCTTGAAAAACCTGCACCTATCCTACGTGGTCCTGCTTTAGCCGGCACAGATACCATTGATATTGCCGACTACAAAGGCAAATGGATTCTGGTTAATTTCTGGGGCTCTTGGTGTGGGGCCTGTGTGGGTGAGCATCCTGAGTTGATGCGCCTGGACCGCCTAATCAAAGAACGGGATGATTTTGCTGTCATTGGTGTGGACTACAAAGATACCCGCCGCGGCGCCATGGCTTTTTTACGGCGCCACGGTACCCCGAGCTACCCCATGGTTTTTGACCCTGATCAGAAGGTGGCCATTGAATGGGGTATTGTCCGCGCACCGGAGAGTTATCTGGTTAACCCCGATGGGATGATTATTAAAAAAGAGTATGGCCCGTTGGTACGTAACTGGTTCAACACCGTCGCTCTACCTTTAATAGAAGCCTATAACGCTAAGAAAAAGCCGGGGGCATCGTGA
- a CDS encoding GGDEF domain-containing protein has protein sequence MQDAVTLLEEILAKLKKSPADLSGAQKQVRDLIIKGPCDGEMAQIKTLVDTVLEHLVKPSLEKSHERQSQLSRLQKEISKQREPDLNKLKKDLEGITPWITEPQDWDTLHQKIDPQAPPPRFRTHLCLALNQLSEGDPWLEHALQAMPDDQEPDWKVLFDLLTALPDQELKRERRWQRQKSDLMQTLQRLAETLSAGLKDLGQADGETDALVERLKQTPEQVNVQELKQVLIQEADGFRRHAKRIHRQLDQSSQRLLQARDRLKQMDEALQSTRDDNLQDPFTGLPNRFALSAHLQRLMERQQHLGHGFAVIGCQVDHLAAVLNKLSESKRHRLVVALAARMSRLLDEGEWLARREEERFYILLNEPELGMARAQALAQMFLGLREALNAPSLRIRASFSVVRCEEVLDEKTILERVEFSITQARTLDDGVRVVLYEGEQTGV, from the coding sequence ATGCAAGATGCTGTCACCCTTTTAGAAGAGATTCTGGCCAAGCTTAAAAAGAGCCCGGCTGATCTTTCTGGTGCCCAAAAACAGGTCCGGGATCTTATTATTAAAGGACCCTGTGATGGTGAGATGGCCCAGATCAAAACCCTGGTCGACACAGTTTTAGAGCATTTGGTTAAACCCTCATTAGAAAAATCTCATGAGCGTCAATCCCAACTAAGCCGTCTGCAAAAAGAGATCAGCAAACAACGAGAACCAGACCTAAATAAGCTTAAAAAAGATTTGGAAGGCATTACCCCATGGATCACCGAACCTCAGGATTGGGATACCCTTCATCAAAAAATTGATCCCCAAGCTCCCCCGCCCCGTTTTCGCACCCATTTATGTTTGGCCCTAAACCAGTTAAGTGAAGGGGACCCCTGGCTTGAGCACGCATTACAGGCCATGCCTGATGATCAAGAACCCGATTGGAAGGTACTTTTTGACCTGCTGACCGCACTACCCGATCAAGAGTTAAAGCGGGAACGACGCTGGCAGCGTCAAAAGAGTGACCTCATGCAAACCCTGCAACGACTGGCAGAGACCTTAAGTGCGGGTCTTAAGGATTTAGGTCAGGCCGATGGCGAAACTGATGCCCTGGTTGAACGCCTAAAACAGACCCCTGAGCAAGTCAATGTGCAGGAGTTAAAACAGGTACTTATTCAAGAGGCCGATGGATTCCGTCGCCACGCTAAACGTATTCATAGACAGCTGGATCAAAGTAGCCAACGGCTGTTACAAGCACGGGATCGTTTAAAGCAGATGGATGAAGCGCTGCAATCAACCCGTGATGATAATTTGCAAGATCCCTTTACCGGCCTACCTAACCGCTTTGCCCTAAGTGCGCATTTACAACGGTTAATGGAACGTCAACAACATTTGGGTCACGGATTTGCCGTCATTGGCTGTCAGGTTGATCATTTGGCTGCGGTCTTAAACAAACTGAGCGAGTCCAAACGTCACCGCTTGGTGGTCGCCTTAGCCGCACGGATGTCCCGACTTTTAGACGAAGGGGAGTGGTTGGCACGTCGTGAGGAAGAGCGTTTTTATATTCTGCTCAATGAACCCGAGCTGGGTATGGCCCGTGCCCAGGCCCTAGCGCAAATGTTCCTAGGGTTGAGAGAGGCCCTGAATGCCCCCTCACTGCGCATACGTGCCAGCTTTAGCGTCGTACGTTGTGAAGAGGTCTTGGATGAAAAAACCATTTTGGAACGGGTTGAATTTAGCATAACCCAAGCCCGTACACTGGACGATGGTGTACGGGTTGTCCTCTATGAAGGGGAACAAACTGGGGTATAA
- a CDS encoding M23 family metallopeptidase — protein MNSGHNKKLNRLGTYAHTGGYLSRQQRPERRWLRFFLVGALTVGGLVAHRVLDAHTGQSVTHPGQKFQDAMVLNRAGLLPVAPPTLDNEPTRTAIFTPDALLEPDPVAEVMTPQELEVAHQSAPSVELPMGLGTDMGDANSDEPVMAVATTTLQEDQVRAGDTMTGMLQRYEISYAAALKMYKAAKPHYDLARKMRAGNPVVIRRDRHQMFRAFYYAITKNRTLVITTEDQKRFKAQVEQRNLQLATLEALPRIDLEKPALSDQAAASMSPGLAALYGKSNIVDGELGLSDKIPKIAPAPKAIVSTLVQGEISEPTVAALKSAQTDVAQVTPTGAATVKQVAIKKRKPVKHDKVRSRFPNAKQVVTEKVRRGDMFSAILARHGVSNLVAFEMAKVAKRQSSFDIARRLRPGRELNMAFDIKHNLIGLTYEASTDKTLYIEKKPGRGLVAELEQKAYQVKLKSVTGIINGSLLVAARKAGLSQNLAMRLAGLFEWDVDFARDIRAGDRFTVVYEELQMDGRKIRNGNILAAKFINQGSAYEAIRYKDPRGVVGYYKPTGSSVEKMFIKAPVDFTRISSRFSLARKHPVYGFTRAHKGVDYAAPKGTPIRASGSGRILYRGHKGSFGNLVIVKHNSTYTTAYAHMSGFKRGLKVGSHIKQGQVIGYVGATGAATGPHLHYEVRVRGRQVNPLKVKLPMGKSVPRRYLVDFKRHSQKMTALLRRAPSVVAALDN, from the coding sequence ATGAATTCTGGTCATAACAAAAAGCTGAACCGTTTGGGAACCTACGCCCACACTGGTGGATATTTGTCGCGTCAACAACGCCCTGAGCGTCGTTGGTTGCGCTTTTTCCTGGTGGGTGCGTTGACCGTTGGTGGGCTGGTAGCCCATCGGGTTCTTGATGCCCATACTGGACAATCTGTAACCCACCCGGGGCAGAAGTTTCAGGATGCTATGGTATTGAACCGCGCTGGTCTGCTGCCTGTAGCTCCCCCAACACTAGATAATGAACCAACCCGTACCGCCATCTTTACCCCGGATGCGTTGCTTGAGCCTGACCCTGTTGCTGAGGTTATGACACCTCAGGAACTGGAAGTGGCCCATCAATCCGCACCCAGTGTTGAGTTGCCGATGGGTCTTGGTACAGACATGGGTGACGCAAACAGCGATGAGCCTGTCATGGCGGTGGCAACCACCACATTACAGGAAGATCAAGTACGTGCTGGAGATACCATGACCGGTATGCTTCAACGCTATGAGATCTCTTACGCAGCTGCGTTAAAAATGTATAAGGCCGCTAAGCCTCACTATGACTTAGCTCGGAAAATGCGTGCCGGTAACCCAGTGGTTATTCGCCGGGACCGTCATCAAATGTTCCGTGCCTTTTACTACGCCATTACCAAAAACCGCACCCTGGTTATTACCACAGAAGATCAGAAGCGCTTTAAAGCACAGGTCGAGCAACGTAATTTGCAGTTGGCCACTTTAGAAGCTCTACCCCGTATTGATCTGGAAAAACCCGCATTATCAGATCAAGCGGCGGCTTCCATGTCACCTGGGTTGGCCGCGCTATATGGTAAAAGTAACATTGTGGATGGTGAGCTGGGTCTGAGCGACAAAATTCCCAAAATTGCCCCGGCACCTAAAGCCATTGTTTCAACCCTGGTCCAGGGTGAGATAAGTGAGCCGACGGTTGCGGCATTAAAGTCTGCCCAAACCGATGTTGCTCAGGTGACGCCAACTGGCGCAGCCACGGTTAAACAAGTGGCGATTAAGAAGAGAAAACCCGTAAAGCACGATAAAGTACGCAGCCGTTTTCCTAACGCTAAGCAAGTGGTGACGGAAAAGGTGCGTCGTGGTGATATGTTCAGTGCCATTTTGGCCCGCCATGGGGTGTCCAATCTGGTCGCGTTTGAAATGGCCAAGGTGGCCAAGCGTCAATCCAGTTTTGATATTGCGCGTCGGCTGCGTCCGGGGCGTGAGCTCAACATGGCCTTTGATATCAAACATAACCTCATTGGTTTGACCTATGAGGCCTCCACAGATAAAACGCTTTATATTGAAAAGAAGCCGGGTCGTGGTCTGGTCGCCGAGTTGGAGCAGAAGGCGTATCAAGTCAAGCTGAAGTCTGTGACGGGCATAATCAATGGTTCGCTGCTGGTTGCGGCCCGTAAAGCTGGTCTCTCGCAAAATCTGGCCATGCGTCTGGCCGGTCTATTTGAGTGGGATGTGGACTTTGCGCGAGATATTCGTGCCGGTGACCGTTTTACGGTTGTGTATGAAGAGCTGCAAATGGATGGCCGTAAAATCCGTAACGGCAACATCCTCGCTGCCAAGTTTATTAACCAAGGCAGTGCTTACGAAGCGATCCGTTATAAAGATCCGCGTGGTGTTGTTGGCTACTATAAGCCGACGGGTTCCAGCGTTGAGAAGATGTTTATTAAGGCCCCTGTGGACTTTACCCGCATCTCTTCGCGCTTCTCCTTGGCGCGTAAGCACCCAGTCTACGGCTTTACCCGCGCCCACAAAGGTGTGGATTATGCCGCGCCCAAAGGCACCCCTATTCGTGCTTCAGGCAGTGGCCGTATTTTGTACCGGGGTCACAAAGGTAGCTTTGGTAATCTGGTCATTGTCAAACACAACAGCACCTACACCACAGCCTATGCCCACATGAGTGGCTTTAAGCGTGGTTTAAAAGTGGGTTCGCACATTAAGCAGGGTCAAGTCATTGGCTATGTTGGTGCGACTGGTGCAGCAACCGGCCCCCATTTGCACTATGAAGTGCGGGTTCGTGGGCGTCAGGTTAATCCGCTTAAAGTGAAGTTACCCATGGGTAAAAGTGTACCCCGTCGTTATCTGGTCGATTTCAAACGTCATAGCCAGAAGATGACTGCGCTGCTCCGCCGGGCACCCAGTGTTGTGGCCGCCTTGGATAACTAA
- a CDS encoding cytochrome c-type biogenesis protein, whose protein sequence is MRHLLQWSMCVLALLVVTPVMAQEAEPAKQGTVKAEDPRESLVRKIASELRCAVCQSQSVYDSNSGLAKDMLKVVRDKVHAGEQEDDIRRYFLERYGDYIYMEPVMNSRNMALWAGPFAALLFGAFGLWFAIRNWYNPNTKSASKADKNSDEATSGDMKSRIQKELDSIDM, encoded by the coding sequence ATGCGTCATCTACTTCAGTGGAGCATGTGTGTACTGGCACTGCTGGTGGTCACCCCGGTTATGGCACAAGAAGCTGAACCGGCCAAACAGGGTACGGTTAAGGCTGAAGATCCACGGGAGTCCCTGGTCCGTAAGATCGCTTCTGAACTTCGCTGCGCGGTTTGCCAGAGTCAGTCGGTGTATGACTCCAACTCTGGTCTGGCCAAAGATATGCTGAAGGTGGTGCGCGATAAAGTACATGCCGGTGAGCAAGAGGATGATATTCGTCGCTACTTCCTGGAGCGCTACGGCGACTATATCTATATGGAACCGGTGATGAACAGCCGTAATATGGCGTTGTGGGCAGGCCCTTTTGCGGCACTGTTGTTTGGCGCCTTCGGGTTATGGTTTGCCATTCGTAATTGGTATAATCCAAACACCAAGTCTGCATCCAAAGCGGATAAAAATAGTGATGAAGCAACCAGCGGGGATATGAAATCCCGTATTCAAAAAGAGCTGGATAGCATCGATATGTAA